From one Streptomyces sp. ICC1 genomic stretch:
- a CDS encoding alkyl sulfatase dimerization domain-containing protein, with protein MSTLPFEDMTDFDNADRGFIASLTPAVVTAADGRVVYDNDAYAFLKGDCPDTANPSLWRQAQLCAKQGLYRVTERVYQVRGLDLSNMTIVEGERGVIVIDPLISAETAAAALALYREHRGDRPVTGLIYTHSHGDHFGGSRGVLPAGLEEGVPILAPAGFLEHAVSENVYAGNAMTRRAVFMYGDRLPKAPDGQISAGLGMTTSTGTMTLIPPTRDITRTGQEESVDGVRIVFQLTPGTEAPAEMNFLFPDLRALCLAENATHNMHNILTLRGAVVRDARIWARYLDEAMDYFEGRYDVAFASHHWPTWGQANVEAFLTAQRDLYAYLHDQTLRMLNSGLTGPEIAEEMKLPPALENAWHARGYYGSLSHNVKAIYQRYLGWFDGNAAHLWEHPPVELAKRYVDIAGGPEQALAKARAYVEAGDLRFAATLLNHIVFADATNSDAKDLLAGVYDTLGQGAENGTWRNFYLTAALELRQGESPILLDMSNPEMAVALTTDMLLDSLAVRIYGPSAWEEDLTIDLALTDEGNRHRLTLHNGALTHRSAPLGDSPKSPAALTLTLTKPELLGILAGRGLAGGGTTGDPAVLERLFSHLTEPDRSFPVVTP; from the coding sequence ATGAGCACCCTGCCCTTCGAGGACATGACGGACTTCGACAACGCAGACCGGGGCTTCATCGCCTCCCTGACCCCAGCCGTTGTCACCGCGGCCGACGGCCGTGTCGTCTACGACAACGACGCTTACGCCTTCCTCAAGGGCGACTGCCCCGACACGGCGAACCCCAGTCTTTGGCGTCAGGCCCAGCTCTGTGCGAAGCAAGGCCTCTACCGGGTCACCGAACGCGTCTACCAGGTCCGGGGACTCGACCTCTCCAACATGACGATCGTCGAGGGTGAACGTGGCGTCATCGTCATCGATCCCCTGATCTCCGCCGAAACAGCCGCCGCGGCCCTCGCCCTCTACCGTGAACACCGCGGCGACCGCCCCGTCACCGGCCTCATCTACACGCACTCCCACGGCGACCACTTCGGTGGCAGCCGCGGCGTCCTTCCGGCCGGACTCGAAGAAGGGGTCCCCATCCTCGCCCCCGCCGGCTTCCTCGAACACGCGGTCAGCGAGAACGTCTACGCCGGCAACGCCATGACCCGCCGCGCCGTCTTCATGTACGGCGACCGCCTGCCCAAGGCGCCCGACGGCCAGATCAGCGCCGGCCTGGGCATGACCACCTCCACCGGCACCATGACCCTCATCCCGCCCACACGCGACATCACCCGGACTGGCCAGGAAGAATCGGTCGACGGCGTCCGGATCGTCTTCCAACTCACCCCCGGTACCGAAGCACCGGCGGAAATGAACTTCCTCTTCCCCGACCTGCGCGCCCTGTGCCTGGCAGAGAACGCCACCCACAACATGCACAACATCCTGACGCTGCGGGGCGCTGTGGTCCGCGACGCCCGGATCTGGGCCCGCTACCTGGACGAGGCGATGGACTACTTCGAGGGCCGCTACGACGTCGCCTTCGCCTCGCACCACTGGCCCACCTGGGGCCAGGCGAACGTCGAGGCATTCCTCACCGCCCAGCGCGACCTGTACGCCTACCTGCACGACCAGACCCTGCGCATGCTCAACTCCGGCCTCACCGGACCGGAAATCGCAGAAGAGATGAAGCTCCCACCGGCCCTCGAGAACGCCTGGCACGCGCGCGGGTATTACGGGTCCCTCTCCCACAACGTCAAGGCCATCTACCAGCGCTACCTCGGCTGGTTCGACGGCAACGCCGCCCACCTCTGGGAACACCCGCCCGTCGAACTCGCCAAGCGCTACGTCGACATCGCGGGCGGCCCGGAACAGGCACTGGCAAAGGCCCGTGCCTACGTGGAAGCCGGGGACCTGCGCTTCGCGGCCACCCTCCTCAACCACATCGTCTTCGCTGACGCCACCAACAGCGACGCGAAGGACCTGCTGGCCGGGGTCTACGACACGCTCGGTCAGGGTGCCGAGAACGGTACCTGGCGCAACTTCTACCTCACCGCCGCACTCGAACTGCGCCAGGGCGAGAGCCCCATCCTGCTGGACATGTCGAACCCCGAAATGGCGGTCGCGCTCACCACCGACATGCTCCTGGACTCCCTCGCCGTCCGCATCTACGGCCCGAGCGCCTGGGAGGAGGACCTCACCATCGACCTCGCCCTCACCGACGAGGGCAACCGCCACCGCCTCACCCTCCACAACGGCGCCCTGACCCACCGCAGCGCCCCGCTCGGTGATTCCCCCAAGAGCCCCGCGGCCCTCACCCTGACCCTCACCAAGCCCGAGCTCCTCGGCATCCTCGCAGGCAGGGGTCTCGCCGGGGGCGGGACGACAGGAGACCCGGCAGTCCTGGAGCGGCTCTTCTCCCACCTCACGGAACCGGACAGGTCCTTCCCCGTCGTCACGCCGTGA
- a CDS encoding SulP family inorganic anion transporter, protein MKGTPTPAARPVASWLPGYRKKWLRGDTLGALTAWALIVPECVAYAQIAGVPPQNAFYAAPVALLVYALVGRSNFLVVGATSAAAVLSAATVAEISADPADAVGLSAALAVIVGAVLLVAGLARLGFITNFLAEPALVGFLFGMALTIVVRQAAKLTGVSSGDGNFFERLWTVLRQAPKWSLTTLAVAIVALVLLFLLERWLPRLPAALIVLILGLAASSLLRLDDHGVETVGKIPAAVPVPHLPGVPAEDWIALAGGALGVALVVFAEAFSIANRFAREHGQEVDANREMAAVGLSNIAVGFVRGFVVSGSASRSAAAAGAGGRTPMVSVIAAALILLTGAFLTPLFTDLPEPVLGAIVIVAVRGFLKTSELRRYARLDRPSLWVALTALLGVLLFDLLPGLLLAVALSLILFIAAASRRNLAVLGTLPGSTLYVDTAEHPDATTVPGVLVVRPDGSLFFGNVNRVRLAVRDQLGEADPAPRAVVLDLSGSFQLGIPVLDTLDELREELERQGAGLHVAHLRARAAQEFSRHPLHDHLGPGRIHRTVDDAVTAAGGPQQRGTGPPGP, encoded by the coding sequence ATGAAGGGCACGCCGACCCCCGCGGCGCGGCCGGTCGCCTCCTGGCTGCCGGGCTACCGCAAGAAGTGGCTGCGAGGCGACACCCTGGGGGCGCTGACGGCGTGGGCGCTGATCGTCCCCGAGTGCGTGGCGTATGCCCAGATCGCGGGAGTGCCGCCGCAGAACGCCTTCTACGCCGCCCCTGTCGCCCTGCTCGTCTATGCCCTCGTGGGGCGGTCCAATTTCCTCGTCGTCGGGGCGACCTCGGCGGCCGCGGTCCTGTCCGCGGCGACGGTCGCCGAGATCAGCGCCGATCCGGCTGACGCCGTCGGCCTGTCTGCCGCGCTCGCGGTCATCGTCGGCGCCGTGCTGCTGGTCGCGGGGCTCGCCAGACTGGGCTTCATCACCAATTTCCTCGCCGAGCCGGCCCTGGTGGGCTTCCTGTTCGGGATGGCCCTGACGATCGTCGTGCGCCAGGCCGCGAAGCTCACGGGCGTCTCCAGCGGGGACGGGAACTTCTTCGAACGCCTGTGGACCGTTCTGCGCCAGGCCCCGAAATGGTCACTGACAACCCTGGCGGTCGCGATCGTGGCCCTGGTGCTGCTGTTCCTGCTGGAGCGCTGGTTGCCCCGGCTGCCGGCCGCCTTGATCGTACTGATCCTGGGGCTGGCAGCGTCGTCCCTGCTGCGGCTGGACGACCACGGGGTGGAGACGGTCGGGAAGATCCCCGCGGCCGTTCCCGTGCCGCACCTGCCCGGAGTTCCGGCCGAGGACTGGATCGCCCTGGCCGGCGGGGCACTCGGCGTCGCCCTGGTGGTCTTCGCCGAAGCCTTCAGCATCGCCAACCGCTTCGCCCGTGAGCACGGTCAGGAAGTCGATGCCAACCGCGAAATGGCCGCCGTGGGCCTCAGCAACATCGCCGTCGGCTTCGTACGCGGCTTCGTCGTCTCGGGCAGCGCCTCGCGCAGCGCCGCGGCTGCGGGGGCCGGCGGCCGCACGCCCATGGTGTCGGTCATCGCGGCCGCCCTGATCCTACTGACCGGCGCCTTCCTCACCCCGCTCTTCACCGACCTGCCCGAACCCGTACTGGGCGCCATCGTCATCGTCGCGGTCCGAGGATTCCTGAAGACCTCGGAACTGCGACGCTACGCACGCCTGGACCGGCCCAGCCTCTGGGTTGCCCTCACAGCCCTCCTCGGAGTCCTCCTCTTCGACCTCCTCCCCGGCCTCCTCCTGGCAGTCGCACTCTCACTGATCCTGTTCATCGCCGCCGCCAGCCGCCGCAACCTCGCGGTCCTCGGCACGCTGCCCGGAAGCACGCTGTACGTGGACACCGCCGAACACCCCGACGCGACGACCGTTCCCGGAGTGCTCGTCGTCCGCCCGGACGGCAGCCTCTTCTTCGGCAACGTCAACCGCGTCCGCCTCGCCGTCAGGGACCAGCTGGGGGAGGCGGACCCCGCTCCTCGCGCCGTCGTACTGGACCTGTCGGGCAGCTTCCAGCTCGGCATCCCCGTCCTGGACACCCTCGACGAACTGCGCGAGGAACTGGAACGGCAAGGCGCCGGCCTGCACGTGGCGCACCTGCGTGCCCGCGCCGCCCAGGAGTTCTCCCGGCATCCCCTCCACGACCATCTGGGACCCGGGCGCATCCACCGCACCGTGGACGACGCCGTCACGGCTGCCGGCGGACCGCAACAACGGGGGACCGGTCCGCCCGGTCCGTAG
- a CDS encoding GAP family protein has product MGDAIGQMLTSAVGIAISPLPLIAVILMLTTPRGRLNGVAFAAGWTFSLAVLVTAIVLASVGAKSVRAGGGAATWTLWLKLALGLLFLLMGLKQWRKRPREGHEAEPPGWMKTIDRFTPGKSAGLAAALAVANPKNLVLAVGGAVSVASSTADSGGKAVAAVLMVLIASVCTTLPVAVYLLGGDKATRILADWKQGMARHNTAIMTTVLVILGTKYTGDALSGLSA; this is encoded by the coding sequence GTGGGTGACGCCATCGGGCAGATGCTGACCTCCGCCGTCGGCATCGCCATCTCGCCCCTGCCGCTGATCGCCGTCATCCTCATGCTCACCACACCGCGGGGCCGCCTCAACGGCGTCGCGTTCGCCGCTGGATGGACCTTCTCCCTCGCGGTACTGGTCACCGCGATCGTGCTGGCGTCGGTAGGCGCCAAGTCCGTGCGAGCCGGCGGCGGGGCCGCGACCTGGACCCTGTGGCTGAAGCTCGCCCTGGGTCTGCTCTTCCTCCTCATGGGCCTCAAGCAGTGGAGGAAGCGGCCCCGGGAAGGCCACGAAGCCGAACCGCCCGGCTGGATGAAGACGATCGACCGGTTCACACCCGGTAAATCCGCCGGTCTCGCCGCCGCACTCGCCGTGGCCAACCCGAAGAACCTCGTCCTCGCCGTCGGCGGCGCCGTGTCCGTCGCCTCCAGCACCGCCGACAGCGGTGGCAAGGCCGTCGCGGCCGTCCTGATGGTGCTCATCGCGTCCGTGTGCACCACCTTGCCCGTGGCCGTCTACCTCCTCGGCGGAGACAAGGCCACGCGGATACTCGCCGACTGGAAGCAAGGGATGGCCCGGCACAACACCGCCATCATGACCACCGTGCTGGTCATCCTCGGCACCAAGTACACAGGCGACGCCCTCAGCGGGCTCAGCGCATAG
- a CDS encoding glycoside hydrolase family 15 protein, which yields MRHYPPIAEHGLIGDLQTCALVSSSGVLNWFCSPRFDSPSIFAGLLDHARGGYFAITADAPALTGDDPGNASAQPGVTTRQLYLADTAVLITRFLTPEGVGEVVDFMPVHEPHTVTDRHQVVRFLRVVRGTVRFTLECRPRFDYGRQAHGLALDGATAHFEGPGTTAHLQAVGPVPLEADGDDVRATITLKAGEHAAVTLTVCDTRSAAPPLVTMADMVEKFTAVRRFWHGWIGRSRYGGRWQQMVNRSAITLKLLTYAPTSAPIAAATMGLPEQEGGERNWDYRYTWVRDASLSVRAMRDLGFTEEANAFRSWLGQRLKDGPAPNGEPLQIMYRLDGDPYLDEEVLHHLEGWRASAPVRAGNGAVGQLQLDIYGEAVYALAQAGQVSDVVGYDGWQRFAGLLDWLCENWDRPDEGIWETRGGQKDFTYSRLMCWVAFDRGIRQATANARPADLIRWTTARDTIMDQIMTRGWSEERRAFVQHYGSTVLDASLLLMPLVGFIAPTDPRWLSTLDAMATELVSDSLVYRYDPAASPDGLRGSEGTFSLCSFLFVYALARAGRLEEARYAFDKMLTYANHVGLFAEEIGPTGEQLGNFPQAFTHLALITAALALDTEIDQATSRTQNS from the coding sequence ATGCGCCACTACCCGCCGATTGCCGAGCACGGCCTCATCGGAGACCTTCAGACCTGCGCTCTCGTCTCCTCCTCGGGCGTACTCAACTGGTTCTGCTCGCCGCGCTTCGACTCGCCCAGCATCTTCGCCGGCCTGCTCGACCACGCCCGCGGAGGATACTTCGCCATCACCGCGGACGCCCCTGCCCTCACCGGCGACGACCCCGGCAACGCGTCCGCTCAGCCCGGCGTCACCACCCGCCAGCTCTACCTGGCCGACACCGCCGTCCTGATCACGCGTTTCCTCACCCCCGAGGGCGTAGGCGAGGTCGTCGACTTCATGCCGGTGCACGAACCGCACACCGTCACCGACCGCCACCAGGTCGTGCGCTTCCTGCGGGTCGTACGAGGGACCGTACGCTTCACGCTGGAGTGCCGCCCGCGCTTCGACTACGGACGGCAAGCGCACGGCCTGGCCTTGGACGGGGCCACCGCGCACTTCGAGGGACCGGGTACCACCGCGCACCTGCAGGCCGTCGGGCCCGTGCCGCTGGAGGCCGACGGCGACGATGTGCGCGCCACCATCACCCTGAAAGCCGGCGAGCACGCAGCCGTCACCCTGACGGTCTGTGACACTCGAAGTGCAGCCCCACCGCTGGTAACCATGGCCGACATGGTGGAGAAGTTCACAGCCGTGCGCCGCTTCTGGCACGGCTGGATCGGACGCAGCCGCTACGGGGGCCGGTGGCAGCAGATGGTCAACCGCTCCGCCATCACCCTCAAGCTCCTCACCTACGCTCCTACCAGCGCACCGATCGCCGCCGCCACCATGGGGCTGCCCGAGCAGGAGGGCGGCGAGCGCAACTGGGACTACCGCTACACCTGGGTCCGCGACGCCTCCCTCTCGGTCCGTGCCATGCGCGACCTCGGCTTCACCGAAGAAGCGAACGCCTTCCGCAGCTGGCTCGGACAGCGGCTCAAGGACGGCCCCGCCCCCAACGGCGAACCCCTGCAGATCATGTACCGCCTCGACGGAGACCCGTACCTGGACGAGGAGGTCCTCCACCACCTCGAAGGCTGGCGTGCCTCGGCCCCCGTCCGCGCGGGCAATGGCGCCGTCGGCCAACTCCAGCTAGACATCTACGGCGAGGCCGTCTACGCCCTCGCCCAGGCCGGTCAGGTCTCCGACGTCGTCGGCTACGACGGCTGGCAGCGCTTCGCAGGCCTGCTGGACTGGCTCTGCGAGAACTGGGACCGCCCCGACGAGGGCATCTGGGAGACCCGCGGCGGCCAGAAGGACTTCACCTACAGCCGCCTCATGTGCTGGGTCGCCTTCGACCGCGGCATCCGCCAGGCCACGGCCAACGCCCGGCCCGCGGACCTGATCCGCTGGACGACGGCACGCGACACGATCATGGACCAGATCATGACCCGTGGCTGGAGCGAGGAACGCCGGGCGTTCGTCCAGCATTACGGCAGCACCGTCCTGGACGCCTCTCTGCTGCTGATGCCGCTCGTCGGCTTCATCGCACCGACGGATCCGCGCTGGCTCTCCACCCTTGACGCCATGGCCACCGAACTCGTCTCCGACAGCCTCGTCTACCGCTATGACCCAGCCGCCTCGCCCGACGGCCTGCGAGGTTCCGAAGGCACCTTCTCCCTGTGCAGCTTCCTGTTCGTCTATGCCCTCGCCAGGGCGGGACGACTCGAAGAGGCCCGGTACGCCTTCGACAAGATGCTCACCTACGCCAACCACGTCGGCCTGTTCGCCGAGGAGATCGGCCCCACGGGCGAACAGCTCGGCAACTTTCCCCAGGCCTTCACCCACCTCGCCCTCATCACGGCCGCCTTGGCACTCGATACCGAGATCGACCAGGCCACAAGCCGCACTCAGAATTCGTAA
- a CDS encoding creatininase family protein, producing the protein MSCSHEHAALPGTASISPKTLYAVIDKIRASLARSGITKLVITNGHRLGLDAGEKVADLDHFVTNSECGLWPGRSRYRVPRRP; encoded by the coding sequence ATGTCATGCAGCCACGAGCACGCCGCGCTCCCCGGCACCGCCAGCATCAGCCCGAAGACCCTCTACGCCGTGATCGACAAAATCCGGGCGTCCCTCGCCCGCTCCGGCATCACCAAGCTCGTGATCACCAATGGCCACAGATTGGGGCTCGACGCCGGCGAAAAGGTGGCGGATCTAGATCATTTCGTTACGAATTCTGAGTGCGGCTTGTGGCCTGGTCGATCTCGGTATCGAGTGCCAAGGCGGCCGTGA